Proteins encoded together in one Prunus dulcis chromosome 3, ALMONDv2, whole genome shotgun sequence window:
- the LOC117621272 gene encoding glutaredoxin-C2-like, producing MALTKAKEIVSSNSVVVFSKTYCPYCVSVKQLLTQLGAKFKAIELDTESDGAQIQSALGEWSGQRTVPNVFIGGNHIGGCDTTTALHKEGKLVPLLAEAGAVAKTSA from the exons atgGCATTGACAAAGGCGAAGGAGATCGTGTCGTCCAATTCGGTCGTCGTGTTCAG CAAGACGTATTGCCCCTACTGCGTGAGCGTGAAGCAGCTCTTGACTCAGTTGGGAGCTAAATTCAAGGCCATTGAGCTGGACACTGAGA GTGATGGAGCTCAGATACAATCAGCACTGGGTGAGTGGTCTGGCCAGCGGACTGTGCCCAATGTGTTCATTGGTGGAAACCACATTGGTGGATGTGACA CAACAACTGCCTTGCACAAGGAAGGAAAACTGGTGCCTCTATTGGCTGAAGCTGGAGCTGTTGCCAAAACTTCTGCTTAA
- the LOC117622886 gene encoding isocitrate dehydrogenase [NADP], which translates to MLRARLQLSAMSRAAMISSSASSSLAMRNPSLSFSSSPRLFNGVPVGNRVSFSVRFSHTSLRCYASSPGFDKIRVQNPIVEMDGDEMTRIIWKTIKDKLIFPHLDLDIKYYDLGILNRDATDDRVTVESAEAALKYNVAVKCATITPDETRVKEFGLKSMWRSPNGTIRNILNGTVFREPILCRNIPRIVTGWKKPICIGRHAFGDQYRATDTVIKGPGKLKMVFVPEGGDAPVELDVYDFKGPGVALSMYNVDESIRAFADSSMSFAFSKKWPLYLSTKNTILKKYDGRFKDIFEEVYDKKWKQKFEENSIWYEHRLIDDMVAYALKSEGGYVWACKNYDGDVQSDLLAQGFGSLGLMASVLLSSDGKTIEAEAAHGTVTRHFRLHQNGQETSTNSIASIFAWTRGLEHRAKLDKNDRLLDFVRKLEAACIETVEAGKMTKDLAILTHGSKVSREFYLNTEEFIDAVAKNVEQKLLEPAVV; encoded by the exons atgcTAAGAGCGAGACTGCAATTGAGCGCCATGTCGCGCGCTGCGATGATATCGTCGTCAGCTTCGTCCTCTCTAGCCATGAGAAACCCTAGCTTGTCCTTCTCGTCGTCCCCGAGACTCTTCAATGGAGTGCCTGTTGGGAACCGTGTTTCGTTCTCCGTTCGCTTTAGTCATACTTCGTTGCGATGCTACGCTTCGTCTCCCGGCTTCGATAAAATTCGGGTTCAGAATCCTATTGTTGAAATGGACG GTGATGAAATGACGAGGATCATATGGAAAACGATTAAAGATAAA CTTATCTTTCCCCATCTGGATTTGGATATAAAGTATTATGATTTAGGAATTTTGAACCGTGATGCTACTGATGACCGAGTTACAGTGGAGAGTGCCGAAGCCGCTCTTAA GTACAATGTTGCCGTGAAATGTGCTACAATAACTCCTG ATGAGACCAGAGTGAAGGAGTTTGGGCTGAAATCAATGTGGAGGAGTCCCAATGGCACAATTAGAAACATTCTAAACG GTACTGTTTTCCGTGAACCTATCCTATGCAGAAACATCCCTAGAATAGTTACTG GTTGGAAAAAACCCATATGTATTGGTAGGCATGCCTTTGGTGATCAGTATCGAGCCACTGATACAGTTATTAAAGGGCCGGGAAAGCTTAAAATGGTTTTTG TCCCAGAAGGTGGGGATGCCCCTGTGGAACTTGATGTTTATGATTTCAAAGGGCCTGGTGTGGCCCTTTCTATGTATAACGTTGATGAG TCTATTCGAGCTTTTGCTGACTCGTCAATGTCGTTCGCATTTTCCAAGAAGTGGCCACTATACTTGAGCACCAAAAACACAATTCTTAAGAAATATGATGGCAG GTTTAAGGACATATTTGAGGAGGTTTATGACAAGAAGTGGAAGCAGAAGTTTGAAGAAAACTCTATATG GTATGAACATCGGCTAATAGATGACATGGTGGCTTATGCACTCAAAAGTGAGGGTGGTTATGTTTGGGCTTGCAAAAATTATGATGGAGATGTCCAGAGTGATTTGCTTGCTCAAG GATTTGGCTCTTTGGGCCTCATGGCTTCTGTGTTG TTATCCTCAGATGGGAAGACAATAGAAGCTGAAGCAGCTCATGGGACAGTAACTCGTCATTTTCGGTTACATCAAAATGGACAAGAAACCAGTACAAACAGTATTGCTTCAATATTTGCATGGACACGAGGCTTAGAGCACAG GGCCAAATTAGATAAAAATGATAGGTTGCTGGATTTTGTTCGAAAGTTGGAGGCTGCATGCATTGAGACAGTGGAGGCAGGAAAAATGACCAAGGATCTTGCCATTTTGACCCATGGTTCCAA GGTATCGAGGGAGTTCTACTTGAACACTGAAGAATTTATTGACGCTGTTGCAAAGAATGTTGAGCAAAAGCTTCTGGAACCTGCTGTGGTTTAA
- the LOC117623623 gene encoding polyribonucleotide nucleotidyltransferase 2, mitochondrial isoform X1, with translation MANRANPLLNNLPHFLTWRALGFRTICSGRMGFSSQSLRQLDPESPVAGTKVLETFKEEFEIGDRLITLESGKIARFANGAVVLGMEETKVLSTVAAAKGDAVRDFLPLTVDYQEKQFAQGVIPNTFMRREGAPKERELLCGRIIDRPIRPLFPAGFYHEVQVTASVLSSDGKQDPDVLAANATSAALMLSDIPWAGPIGVIRIGRISGQFIVNPTMDELSLSDLNLVYACTRDKTLMIDVQAREISEKDLEAGLRLAHPEAVKYIEPQIKLAAKAGKHKKEYKLSMMPDRTLEKVGKLAEAPIEAVFTDPTYGKFERGEALENIMQDVKKVLEEECDEESLRLLPKAVDTVRKKVVRRRIIAEGFRLDGRRLDEVRPLYCEAGNLPMLHGSSLFNRGDTQVLCTVTLGAPGDAQRLESIVGPPTKRFMLHYSFPPFCINEVGKRGGLNRREVGHGTLAEKALLAVLPPEDDFPYTVRINSEVMASDGSTSMATVCGGSMALMDAGIPLREHVAGVSVGLVSEVDQSTGSIKDYRILTDILGLEDHLGDMDFKIAGTQRGITAIQLDIKPAGIPLDIICESLEPARKGRIQILDHMEREISVPRTQDDRNSPRLATLKYSNDALRRLLGPLGALKRKIEDETGARISVSDGTLTIVAKNQSVMEKVLEKVDFILGREIEIGGIYKGRVSSIKEYGAFVEFNGGQQGLLHISELSHEPVSRVSDVVSIGQQLSLICIGQDVRGNIKLSLKATLPRPRSETNNVVEESVSSTKEAPSIWASAGDLSSNGQQNQSSISEAVGINASTSSPPILIRSAAECDEEEKSAALVQNSKATTRPVCASETDHKPITFHQDSSVLAKPGLLQTINDKMSKSFPQKEGDKTEVRSPVTAKTLKIGTKVTAKVYQIRTGGLVLDLGGGIRGMYRFETNGKNDFEVDDELRVVCVSFSSKGIPVMSLEDDE, from the exons ATGGCTAACCGAGCCAATCCACTGCTCAACAATCTCCCTCACTTTCTCACATGGCGAGCCCTAGGGTTCCGAACAATTTGCAGCGGCCGCATGGGCTTCTCGTCTCAGTCGCTGCGGCAACTCGATCCTGAATCCCCCGTCGCCGGCACCAAGGTACTCGAGACTTTCAAAGAAGAATTTGAAATCGGAGATCGTTTAATTACGCTTGAATCCGGAAAGATCGCTCGCTTCGCTAACGGGGCCGTCGTTTTAGGCATGGAAGAGACCAAAGTCTTATCCACCGTGGCCGCTGCCAAAGGCGATGCCGTTCGTGATTTTTTGCCCCTAACT GTTGATTATCAAGAGAAGCAATTCGCCCAAGGTGTTATTCCGAACACATTCATGCGAAGGGAGGGAGCGCCAAAAGAGCGTGAACTCTTGTGTGGTCGTATCATTGATCGACCAATACGTCCCCTATTTCCTGCTGGGTTTTACCATGAGGTTCAG GTAACAGCGAGTGTTCTTTCCTCTGATGGAAAACAAGATCCAGATGTACTGGCAGCTAATGCTACATCTGCTGCACTTATGTTATCAGATATTCCTTGGGCTGGCCCCATTGGAGTGATTCGTATAGGCAGGATTTCTGGGCAGTTTATTGTTAACCCAACTATGGATGAG CTTAGCTTAAGTGATCTCAACTTAGTGTATGCCTGTACGAGGGACAAAACCTTAATGATTGATGTGCAGGCTCGTGAGATCTCAGAAAAAGATCTAGAAGCTGGGTTAAGATTGGCTCATCCTGAG GCAGTTAAGTATATTGAACCTCAAATCAAACTGGCTGCTAAAGCTGGTAAGCACAAGAAGGAATATAAATTGTCAATGATGCCAGATAGAACATTGGAGAAAGTTGGTAAATTGGCAGAAGCTCCTATAGAAGCTGTTTTCACTGATCCTACATATGGCAAG TTTGAACGTGGAGAGGCCCTAGAGAATATCATGCAAGATGTGAAAAAAGTACTTGAAGAAGAGTGTGATGAAGAAAGCTTGAGACTTTTACCAAAGGCAGTAGACACAGTGAGGAAAAAG gtTGTCCGTAGAAGAATTATTGCGGAAGGATTCAGACTTGATGGGAGGCGTCTTGATGAAGTTAGGCCTTTGTATTGCGAAGCTGGTAATTTGCCTATGCTGCATGGATCATCGCTTTTTAATCGTGGAGACACACAG GTTCTTTGTACCGTAACACTTGGGGCACCTGGTGATGCTCAACGGTTGGAGTCTATTGTTGGTCCCCCAACAAAACGCTTCATGCTTCACTACAGCTTCCCCCCATTCTGTATAAATGAAGTTGGTAAACGAGGTGGCTTGAACAGGCGTGAAGTTGGTCACG GAACTCTGGCGGAGAAAGCTCTCCTTGCTGTATTACCTCCTGAAGATGATTTTCCTTATACTGTCCGTATCAATTCTGAAGTAATGGCGTCTGATGGTTCAACATCAATGGCAACTGTCTGTGGAG GCAGTATGGCTTTGATGGATGCTGGCATTCCACTGCGCGAACATGTAGCTGGTGTCTCGGTAGGTCTTGTTAGTGAAGTTGATCAATCAACTGGCTCAATAAAGGATTACCGAATATTGACTGATATTCTG ggTCTGGAAGATCATTTGGGGGACATGGACTTTAAAATTGCTGGCACGCAAAGAGGAATTACAGCAATTCAGTTGGATATAAAACCTGCTGGAATTCCTTTAGATATTATTTGTGAAAGCTTAGAGCCTGCACGTAAAGGTCGCATTCAAATACTTGATCAcatggagagagagatcagCGTACCACGCACTCAAGATGATAGAAATTCTCCTCGATTAG CTACCTTGAAGTACAGTAATGATGCACTTCGTCGCTTGCTTGGCCCTCTTGGTgctctaaaaagaaaaattgaagatgaaaCAG GTGCACGGATCTCCGTAAGTGATGGAACACTCACCATAGTTGCTAAGAATCAATCTGTAATGGAAAAAGTACTGGAAAAG GTTGATTTCATACTTGGGCGTGAGATCGAAATTGGTGGGATCTATAAAGGAAGAGTATCTTCAATCAAGGAATATGGTGCATTTGTGGAGTTTAATGGTGGTCAGCAAGGCCTTCTGCACATTTCTGAGTTGTCACATGAACCA GTTTCTCGGGTTTCAGACGTGGTATCTATTGGGCAGCAGCTTTCCTTGATATGCATAGGCCAGGATGTTCGCGGTAACATTAAATTATCCCTTAAAGCTACTTTACCTCGACCTAGATCTGAGACAAATAATGTGGTTGAGGAATCTGTTTCATCCACCAAAGAAGCACCTAGTATTTGGGCATCTGCTGGAGACCTTTCATCTAATGGACAACAAAATCAGAGCTCTATATCTGAAGCTGTAGGCATTAATGCCTCTACTTCTAGTCCACCAATTCTAATTCGAAGTGCAGCAGAGTGTGATGAGGAAGAAAAATCTGCTGCTTTGGTTCAGAATTCTAAAGCTACTACTAGGCCTGTTTGTGCTTCGGAAACAGATCACAAGCCAATAACATTCCATCAAGATAGTTCAGTACTTGCTAAGCCTGGTCTCCTTCAAACTATTAATGATAAGATGTCAAAATCTTTCCCACAGAAGGAAGGAGATAAAACTGAAGTTAGAAGCCCTGTAACTGCAAAAACTCTGAAGATAGGAACAAAGGTTACTGCCAAGGTTTATCAGATCCGCACGGGGGGATTGGTGCTTGACCTAGGTGGGGGAATTCGAGGAATGTATCGGTTTGAG ACCAATGGTAAGAATGACTTCGAAGTCGATGATGAGTTACGAGTTGTGTGTGTTAGTTTTTCTAGCAAGGGGATTCCAGTAATGTCCCTGGAGGATGATGAGTAG
- the LOC117623623 gene encoding polyribonucleotide nucleotidyltransferase 2, mitochondrial isoform X2, which yields MLSDIPWAGPIGVIRIGRISGQFIVNPTMDELSLSDLNLVYACTRDKTLMIDVQAREISEKDLEAGLRLAHPEAVKYIEPQIKLAAKAGKHKKEYKLSMMPDRTLEKVGKLAEAPIEAVFTDPTYGKFERGEALENIMQDVKKVLEEECDEESLRLLPKAVDTVRKKVVRRRIIAEGFRLDGRRLDEVRPLYCEAGNLPMLHGSSLFNRGDTQVLCTVTLGAPGDAQRLESIVGPPTKRFMLHYSFPPFCINEVGKRGGLNRREVGHGTLAEKALLAVLPPEDDFPYTVRINSEVMASDGSTSMATVCGGSMALMDAGIPLREHVAGVSVGLVSEVDQSTGSIKDYRILTDILGLEDHLGDMDFKIAGTQRGITAIQLDIKPAGIPLDIICESLEPARKGRIQILDHMEREISVPRTQDDRNSPRLATLKYSNDALRRLLGPLGALKRKIEDETGARISVSDGTLTIVAKNQSVMEKVLEKVDFILGREIEIGGIYKGRVSSIKEYGAFVEFNGGQQGLLHISELSHEPVSRVSDVVSIGQQLSLICIGQDVRGNIKLSLKATLPRPRSETNNVVEESVSSTKEAPSIWASAGDLSSNGQQNQSSISEAVGINASTSSPPILIRSAAECDEEEKSAALVQNSKATTRPVCASETDHKPITFHQDSSVLAKPGLLQTINDKMSKSFPQKEGDKTEVRSPVTAKTLKIGTKVTAKVYQIRTGGLVLDLGGGIRGMYRFETNGKNDFEVDDELRVVCVSFSSKGIPVMSLEDDE from the exons ATGTTATCAGATATTCCTTGGGCTGGCCCCATTGGAGTGATTCGTATAGGCAGGATTTCTGGGCAGTTTATTGTTAACCCAACTATGGATGAG CTTAGCTTAAGTGATCTCAACTTAGTGTATGCCTGTACGAGGGACAAAACCTTAATGATTGATGTGCAGGCTCGTGAGATCTCAGAAAAAGATCTAGAAGCTGGGTTAAGATTGGCTCATCCTGAG GCAGTTAAGTATATTGAACCTCAAATCAAACTGGCTGCTAAAGCTGGTAAGCACAAGAAGGAATATAAATTGTCAATGATGCCAGATAGAACATTGGAGAAAGTTGGTAAATTGGCAGAAGCTCCTATAGAAGCTGTTTTCACTGATCCTACATATGGCAAG TTTGAACGTGGAGAGGCCCTAGAGAATATCATGCAAGATGTGAAAAAAGTACTTGAAGAAGAGTGTGATGAAGAAAGCTTGAGACTTTTACCAAAGGCAGTAGACACAGTGAGGAAAAAG gtTGTCCGTAGAAGAATTATTGCGGAAGGATTCAGACTTGATGGGAGGCGTCTTGATGAAGTTAGGCCTTTGTATTGCGAAGCTGGTAATTTGCCTATGCTGCATGGATCATCGCTTTTTAATCGTGGAGACACACAG GTTCTTTGTACCGTAACACTTGGGGCACCTGGTGATGCTCAACGGTTGGAGTCTATTGTTGGTCCCCCAACAAAACGCTTCATGCTTCACTACAGCTTCCCCCCATTCTGTATAAATGAAGTTGGTAAACGAGGTGGCTTGAACAGGCGTGAAGTTGGTCACG GAACTCTGGCGGAGAAAGCTCTCCTTGCTGTATTACCTCCTGAAGATGATTTTCCTTATACTGTCCGTATCAATTCTGAAGTAATGGCGTCTGATGGTTCAACATCAATGGCAACTGTCTGTGGAG GCAGTATGGCTTTGATGGATGCTGGCATTCCACTGCGCGAACATGTAGCTGGTGTCTCGGTAGGTCTTGTTAGTGAAGTTGATCAATCAACTGGCTCAATAAAGGATTACCGAATATTGACTGATATTCTG ggTCTGGAAGATCATTTGGGGGACATGGACTTTAAAATTGCTGGCACGCAAAGAGGAATTACAGCAATTCAGTTGGATATAAAACCTGCTGGAATTCCTTTAGATATTATTTGTGAAAGCTTAGAGCCTGCACGTAAAGGTCGCATTCAAATACTTGATCAcatggagagagagatcagCGTACCACGCACTCAAGATGATAGAAATTCTCCTCGATTAG CTACCTTGAAGTACAGTAATGATGCACTTCGTCGCTTGCTTGGCCCTCTTGGTgctctaaaaagaaaaattgaagatgaaaCAG GTGCACGGATCTCCGTAAGTGATGGAACACTCACCATAGTTGCTAAGAATCAATCTGTAATGGAAAAAGTACTGGAAAAG GTTGATTTCATACTTGGGCGTGAGATCGAAATTGGTGGGATCTATAAAGGAAGAGTATCTTCAATCAAGGAATATGGTGCATTTGTGGAGTTTAATGGTGGTCAGCAAGGCCTTCTGCACATTTCTGAGTTGTCACATGAACCA GTTTCTCGGGTTTCAGACGTGGTATCTATTGGGCAGCAGCTTTCCTTGATATGCATAGGCCAGGATGTTCGCGGTAACATTAAATTATCCCTTAAAGCTACTTTACCTCGACCTAGATCTGAGACAAATAATGTGGTTGAGGAATCTGTTTCATCCACCAAAGAAGCACCTAGTATTTGGGCATCTGCTGGAGACCTTTCATCTAATGGACAACAAAATCAGAGCTCTATATCTGAAGCTGTAGGCATTAATGCCTCTACTTCTAGTCCACCAATTCTAATTCGAAGTGCAGCAGAGTGTGATGAGGAAGAAAAATCTGCTGCTTTGGTTCAGAATTCTAAAGCTACTACTAGGCCTGTTTGTGCTTCGGAAACAGATCACAAGCCAATAACATTCCATCAAGATAGTTCAGTACTTGCTAAGCCTGGTCTCCTTCAAACTATTAATGATAAGATGTCAAAATCTTTCCCACAGAAGGAAGGAGATAAAACTGAAGTTAGAAGCCCTGTAACTGCAAAAACTCTGAAGATAGGAACAAAGGTTACTGCCAAGGTTTATCAGATCCGCACGGGGGGATTGGTGCTTGACCTAGGTGGGGGAATTCGAGGAATGTATCGGTTTGAG ACCAATGGTAAGAATGACTTCGAAGTCGATGATGAGTTACGAGTTGTGTGTGTTAGTTTTTCTAGCAAGGGGATTCCAGTAATGTCCCTGGAGGATGATGAGTAG